Genomic DNA from Longimicrobium terrae:
TCGCGGAGCTCCACGCCGAAGTGCGCCCCGATCTCCGCCGCGCGGCGCATGAGCGTGTCGCGGACGCGCGCGCGGGTCTCGGGAGAAACGGCCAGGCGTGTCGTCTTACGCACGGCCGGCTGCACGCGGCCGCCGGGATCGGCGCTCAGCACCGTCGCGGGCGCGCCGCCGATGCGGTCCAGTTCCGCGACAATTTCCGCGCGCGCCGCGTCATCCAGAAAACCATCGATTTCGTAGAGGTCGATCATCGGGCGGAGGCGGGAAGTGGTGGGGTGGGGTGGATGAGATGCGCGGTCGGACGATCCTCAGTCCGGGGTGCCCGGCGCGTCCGCCGCGCCGTCATCGGGCTTCCAGCGATAGCGCTTGAGGGATGTGCGGCCGTTGGCGTCAAAGTGCAGCCCCTCTGCTTCCAGCAGCGAGCGCTGAACCAGTTCTCCGCCCGGCCATGCGCGCCCGGTGCTGATGCCGCCCTTGTGGTTGATGACGCGGTGCCACGGAACGGCGCTGTGCTGCGGCAACGCGTGCAGCGCGTACCCCACCAGCCGCGCGTGCTCCGGCATCCCCGCGAGCGCGGCCACGTCGCCATAGGTGAGGACGTGCCCGGACGGAATGCGCCGCACTACGGCAAAGATGCGGTTGTGCGTGCCTTCCGAGTCGCGGCGGATACCCATGCGGTGCAGCCCGTTGTACGCGGGTCAGGGCCGCGCGCCGGGCGGCAGCGTCCGGTCCCACCCCAGGGCGTTGTAGCGGCGCAGGATTTCCAGCGTCCGGTCGATGGGGAGCGCCTCCACGGTGGCGGCTCGCGTGCGGACGGTGGTGGCGCGGAAGAGCGAGTTGTACACGGCTTCCTCCGCCGCCTCGGCCGCGGCCTGAAACAGCGGCGACATGGCGTCGTTCGGCAGGTCGGTGATGGCGCGCGGCGCCGATCCGGTGCGCCGCCGCACGGAATCCGCCGTGGAAAAGGCGATCACATAATCGCCCGAGCCGTTGGTGAAGCTGCCGCCCGTCCGCGCGATTCCCGCCAGGGCGCGCATGGCCACGCGGTCCAGGCTGGCGGCGCTGAGCGGCGCGTCCGTCGCCACCACGATCATCACGCTGCCGTCGGCGCGCTCGCGCACGGGGTTCATCGCGGTGCCGGAGGGCGGCGCCGCCTGCAGCTGGCGCTGAAAGGCGAACTGCCTCATTTCCCGCCCGACCGGCGCACCGTTGATGGAGAGCACGCCGCCGTAGTTGGTCTGCACCAGCACGCCCACCGTGTAGCCGCCCAGCGACGCGGGCAGCCGGCGCGAACTGGTGCCGATGCCGCCTTTCCAGCCAAAGGCGACCGTTCCCGCGCCCGCGCCCACGTTCCCCTCCGCCACCGGCCCGGCGGACGCGCTCTCCAGCGCGGCGGTCACGTGCTGCCACGCCACGGGGCGCAGGCGGATGGCGTTCAGCACGCCGTCATTGGTCTCGCCCACGACGGGGTTGATGGAGCGCACGTCCTCCATCCCCGGGCGCGCCAGCATCCAGCCAACCATCGCGTCCGCGGCTTTCCAGACACAGAGCGTGCAGGTGAGCAGAATGGGCGTCTCCAGTTCGCCCAGTTCATCCACCTGCGTGCTTCCCAGCAGCTTGCCAAACCCGTTGCCGACATGGATGGCCGCCGGAACGCGCTCGTGGAACAGGTCGCCCCCGTGCGGCAGAATGGCGGTCACGCCGGTCTGCACGCTGTCGCCTTCGGTGATGGTCGTTTGCCCCACGCGCACGCCCGCCACGTCGGTGATGGCGTTCAGCGGCCCGGGTGCCAGCACGCCGACCACCACGCCGGCCTCGCGCGCACGCGGCCGCTCGGGGGCGCGCTGGCCGTACGCGGGCGCGGCGACCACGCCGAGGGCGAGAATGACAGTCGCGAACAGGCGCATCGTGGCGGGATGTGAAGGGTGAAAGTCGTCCGGATGGAAGCCAACATTGCGGCCCGGGCCCGCGCTGCACAAGCAGGCGGGCCCGGGCCGGTCATCGATCGTCCTCTTGGAACCGAGCGCCTCGCGGTTCAGCTGGCCGGCGCGGCGGGAAGCAGGGGACAGCTCTGCGCGGGCTCCAGGCGGGCGTTGACCGGCGGATCGGGAAAGTACTGGATGCTGATCTGCACCTGCTCGGCAACCTCTCTGCCGAACAGCATCAGCACCAGCTGCAGCGCCTCGTCCAGCCCGGCGCTGATGCCGGCGCCGGTGACGCGGGTGCCCAGGGCGCCGGGCGCGGGCTCTGGCGGGTCCACCACGAAGCGCGGCCAGCGGTCGTCGGTTCCGCCCACGGGAATGATCTTGCCGAACCGGTCGAAGCAGGGGAGAAAGGCCCAGTGGGTGGTCGCGTGGTAGCCGTCCAGCAGCCCGGCGGCGGCCAGCAGCATGGCGCCTTCGCAGACGGAGGTGACGAAGCGCGCGCCCTCGCTCCACCGCCGCAGCGCGTCCAGGTAGGGGCCGCCCTTCATCAACTCGTGCAGGGCCTGCACGCTGCCGCCGGGCACCCACAGCACGTCCAGCGCGGCTACGGCGTCAAAGGTGGTTCCGGGCACCAGCGGCATGCCGAAGCGGCAGGGCACCGGATTCACGGTTTCGGCCATCACCAGGACGTTGACCGTGCACTGGTCCGCCACTTCTTGCGCCATGGTGCTGAAGATTTCGTACGGCGCGACGACGTCCAGCGGGTCGATGCCCGGGTAGATGGGGATGCCGATGGTCAGCGTCGTGGTCTCGTTCGTCATGGCGCGTCGAGGGTGCGGGGGGGGTGCGGTTTCCGGATGGATCGGGTTCGGTCCC
This window encodes:
- a CDS encoding MGMT family protein; translation: MGIRRDSEGTHNRIFAVVRRIPSGHVLTYGDVAALAGMPEHARLVGYALHALPQHSAVPWHRVINHKGGISTGRAWPGGELVQRSLLEAEGLHFDANGRTSLKRYRWKPDDGAADAPGTPD
- a CDS encoding P1 family peptidase, which produces MRLFATVILALGVVAAPAYGQRAPERPRAREAGVVVGVLAPGPLNAITDVAGVRVGQTTITEGDSVQTGVTAILPHGGDLFHERVPAAIHVGNGFGKLLGSTQVDELGELETPILLTCTLCVWKAADAMVGWMLARPGMEDVRSINPVVGETNDGVLNAIRLRPVAWQHVTAALESASAGPVAEGNVGAGAGTVAFGWKGGIGTSSRRLPASLGGYTVGVLVQTNYGGVLSINGAPVGREMRQFAFQRQLQAAPPSGTAMNPVRERADGSVMIVVATDAPLSAASLDRVAMRALAGIARTGGSFTNGSGDYVIAFSTADSVRRRTGSAPRAITDLPNDAMSPLFQAAAEAAEEAVYNSLFRATTVRTRAATVEALPIDRTLEILRRYNALGWDRTLPPGARP
- a CDS encoding DJ-1/PfpI family protein, with protein sequence MTNETTTLTIGIPIYPGIDPLDVVAPYEIFSTMAQEVADQCTVNVLVMAETVNPVPCRFGMPLVPGTTFDAVAALDVLWVPGGSVQALHELMKGGPYLDALRRWSEGARFVTSVCEGAMLLAAAGLLDGYHATTHWAFLPCFDRFGKIIPVGGTDDRWPRFVVDPPEPAPGALGTRVTGAGISAGLDEALQLVLMLFGREVAEQVQISIQYFPDPPVNARLEPAQSCPLLPAAPAS